Proteins from one Falco naumanni isolate bFalNau1 chromosome 2, bFalNau1.pat, whole genome shotgun sequence genomic window:
- the SPRYD7 gene encoding SPRY domain-containing protein 7 — MAASVFCCFSWCRDGGAGHIPLKEMPAVHLDTQRMGTDVVIVKNGRRICGTGGCLANAPLHQNKSYFEFKIQSTGIWGIGVATQKANLNQIPLGRDVHSLVMRNDGALYYNNEEKNRLPANNLPQEGDVVGITYDHVELNVYLNGKNMHCPASGIRGTVYPVVYVDDSAILDCQFSEFYHTPPPGFEKILFEQQIF; from the exons ATGGCCGCCTCCGTGTTCTGCTGCTTCTCGTGGTGCAGGGATGGCGGCGCCGGCCACATCCCGCTGAAGGAGATGCCGGCGGTGCATCTCGACACGCAGCGCATGG ggACAGATGTTGTCATTGTTAAAAATGGCAGAAGAATATGTGGCACAGGAGGCTGCTTGGCCAATGCACCTTTGCATCAGAACAAGAGCTATTTTGAGTTTAAAATCCAGTCCACAG GGATTTGGGGTATTGGAGTTGCAACCCAGAAAGCAAACTTGAATCAAATTCCGCTTGGTCGAGATGTCCATAGCCTGGTGATGAGAAATGATGGAGCTCTCTACTATAAtaatgaggagaaaaatagaCTACCAGCAAACAACCTTCCTCAGGAGGGTGATGTGGTG GGTATTACATATGACCATGTAGaattaaatgtatatttaaatggGAAGAACATGCATTGTCCAGCTTCAGGAATCCGAGGGACTGTCTATCCAGTGGTCTATG TTGATGACAGTGCCATTCTGGATTGTCAGTTCAGTGAATTTTATCACACGCCTCCACCAGGGTTTGAAAAGATCCTCTTTGAGCAGCAAATCTTCTGA